The following coding sequences lie in one Ictalurus punctatus breed USDA103 chromosome 16, Coco_2.0, whole genome shotgun sequence genomic window:
- the purg gene encoding purine-rich element-binding protein gamma, with the protein MADGNTREMERGKGRITGDSFPRGGYAQQYSTALPALQGPDIQELASKRVDIQKKRFYLDVKQSARGRFLKIAEVWIGRGRHDSVRKSKLTLSMSMAPDLRYCLGDFIDYYAHVGLRGGHAPRPEEPSDAQRRRQPDHHAAPASPSGSAASEEPAHRVLKSESIEGDNRKYYLDLKENQRGRFLRIRQTVSRGQGAVGYYGQAVEQTIVLPAQGLIEFRDALSQLIEDYGDEREANGRTGRGERDREAACAELPEAASFRVDNKRFYFDVGSNRYGVFLKISEVRQPYRNTITVPLKAWARFGENFIRYEEEMRRLFTCRKEKRTEAQADSEERED; encoded by the coding sequence ATGGCCGACGGTAACacgagagagatggaaagagggaAAGGCAGGATTACGGGCGACTCGTTTCCGAGAGGCGGGTACGCACAGCAGTACAGCACGGCTCTCCCCGCACTGCAAGGTCCGGACATACAGGAGCTCGCGTCCAAACGCGTCGACATCCAGAAGAAGCGCTTCTACCTGGACGTGAAGCAGAGCGCGCGCGGCCGATTCCTGAAAATCGCAGAGGTGTGGATCGGCAGGGGGAGGCATGACAGCGTGAGGAAGAGCAAGCTCACGCTGTCCATGTCCATGGCTCCCGATCTGAGGTATTGCCTGGGGGATTTCATCGATTACTACGCGCACGTAGGCCTGCGAGGCGGCCACGCGCCACGGCCTGAGGAGCCGAGTGACGCGCAGCGAAGGCGGCAGCCAGACCATCACGCAGCGCCCGCATCACCCAGCGGATCGGCGGCGTCTGAAGAGCCCGCGCACCGGGTGCTGAAGAGCGAGTCAATCGAAGGAGACAACCGGAAGTACTATTTGGATCTGAAGGAGAACCAGCGCGGCCGCTTTTTGCGCATCCGGCAGACCGTGAGCAGGGGGCAGGGCGCAGTGGGGTACTACGGCCAAGCCGTGGAGCAGACCATCGTGCTGCCCGCGCAGGGCTTAATCGAGTTTCGGGACGCGCTCTCGCAGCTCATCGAGGACTACGGCGACGAGCGCGAGGCCAACGGGCGAACCGGGAGAGGGGAGCGCGACCGGGAAGCGGCGTGTGCGGAGCTGCCCGAGGCGGCGTCCTTCCGCGTCGACAATAAGCGCTTCTACTTCGACGTGGGCTCCAACAGGTACGGTGTGTTCCTCAAAATCAGCGAGGTGCGCCAGCCGTACCGGAACACCATCACGGTGCCTCTGAAAGCCTGGGCCCGCTTCGGCGAGAACTTCATCAGGTACGAAGAGGAAATGAGACGCCTGTTCACCTGCCGCAAGGAGAAGAGGACAGAGGCGCAGGCGGACAGCGAAGAGCGCGAGGATTGA